The sequence below is a genomic window from Pseudomonadota bacterium.
GCCCAGGCGGTGACCGGCACGCCCGGTCACATCAACACCATGGCTGAATCGGTCAAGTACTTCATCGAGGCGTTTCCACTGGAGACCATGCGCCCCGGCGACACCTACCTCACCAACGACCCCTGGCTGGGATCTGGCCATCTGAACGACTTCGTTCTGGTGCAGCCGTCGTTCAAAGGTAAACAGTTGGTCGGCCTGGTCTCCTGCACATCCCATCTCGTCGATCTCGGCGGTCTGGGCATGGGACCGGACGGCAGCGATGTTTTCGACGAGGGTCTCCTGATCCCGCCGATCAAGCTGGTCGATGCCGGTACGATCAACGAGACACTGCTCACCCTTATCAAGTCGAACTCCCGCTCGCCGTCGCAGAACGAGGGCGACATCTATGCGTTGATCGCGTGCTGCGATGTCGCGACCGATCGCCTCGCGGCGATGATGACGGAGTTCGGCATCGATCGCCTGGACATGCTTGCTGACTACATCATCGGGCGATCGTCGGAGGTCACGATCGAGGCGATTCGCGAGATCCCGAACGGCGTCTATCGCAACACCATGATGCTGGACGGCTACGACTTCGAGATCGAACTGGTCGCCAGCCTCAGCGTCCACGACGACCACATCCTCGTCGACTTCGACGGCAGCTCGCCATGCTCGCGTTACGGCATCAACGTGCCGCTGAACTACGCGACGGCCTATTCGGTATTCGGGTTGCGCTGCATCGTGGCGCCGGAAGTTCCCAACAACGCGGGCTCGCTGGCGCCGTTTCGTGTTACCGGACCGAAATGGTGCATCCTTAATGCACAGCGTCCGGCGCCGGTTGCACAGCGCCATATCATCGGCCAGATCATGCCGGACTTGGTCTTCGGCTGCCTGCACCAAGCCCTGCCAGGTCAGATACCGGCTGA
It includes:
- a CDS encoding hydantoinase B/oxoprolinase family protein gives rise to the protein MKKISQAAAIDLQVMWNRLLSVVNEQAETLMRAAFSPIVRESGDISAGVFDLKGNMLAQAVTGTPGHINTMAESVKYFIEAFPLETMRPGDTYLTNDPWLGSGHLNDFVLVQPSFKGKQLVGLVSCTSHLVDLGGLGMGPDGSDVFDEGLLIPPIKLVDAGTINETLLTLIKSNSRSPSQNEGDIYALIACCDVATDRLAAMMTEFGIDRLDMLADYIIGRSSEVTIEAIREIPNGVYRNTMMLDGYDFEIELVASLSVHDDHILVDFDGSSPCSRYGINVPLNYATAYSVFGLRCIVAPEVPNNAGSLAPFRVTGPKWCILNAQRPAPVAQRHIIGQIMPDLVFGCLHQALPGQIPAEGSSCMYDLPIRGGFDAGGRGNATPFAIELTHNGGTGARPAKDGLSATGYPSGVYGSQVEISESITPLLIRRRELRQDSGGPGRMRGGLGQIIEVENREGVPFSLFASVDRIKYPALGRDGGSSGAPGHIALASGQVFSGKGQQQIPAGERLIFQTPGGGGYGDPFERPPEDVQRDVAAGLLSRKAARDDYGVVIATSGKVNDTATRRARSKRRAAAR